From a region of the Neodiprion fabricii isolate iyNeoFabr1 chromosome 7, iyNeoFabr1.1, whole genome shotgun sequence genome:
- the LOC124186077 gene encoding rRNA 2'-O-methyltransferase fibrillarin isoform X1 — protein MGKPGFSPGGGGGGGGGFRGGRGGGGFRGGRGGGGGRGGFGDRGGGRGRGGGGFGGRGGGGTPRGRGGGRGGGRGRGGGGFKGGKTVVIEPHRHEGVFIARGKEDALVTLNLVPGSEVYGEKRISVEADNSEKVEYRVWNPFRSKLAAAILGGVDQIHMPPGSKVLYLGAASGTTVSHVADVVGPEGLVYAVEFSHRSGRDLINVAKKRTNIIPIIEDARHPHKYRMLVGMVDTIFADVAQPDQARIVALNAQYFLKNGGHFVISIKASCIDSTAQPEAVFAAEVKKLVADKLKPQEQITLEPYERDHAVVVGVFRPPAKKAA, from the exons GATTTTCTCCAGGCGGTGGAGGCGGTGGAGGTGGCGGATTCCGGGGTGGCCGAGGAGGCGGTGGTTTTCGAGGGGGACGAGGAGGTGGCGGAGGACGAGGAGGCTTCGGTGATCGAGGAGGTGGTCGAGGCAGAGGTGGCGGAGGTTTTGGTGGTCGAGGAGGTGGCGGAACCCCGAGAGGACGAGGGGGTGGTCGAGGAGGTGGCCGAGGCCGCGGGGGTGGTGGCTTCAAGGGCGGGAAGACCGTGGTGATTGAGCCACATCGTCACGAAGGAGTCTTCATAGCCAGAGGAAAAGAAGACGCATTAGTCACATTGAACCTTGTTCCAGGTTCGGAGGTTtacggtgaaaaaagaattagtgTTGAG GCTGACAATTCAGAAAAAGTTGAATATAGAGTGTGGAATCCGTTCAGATCCAAATTAGCTGCTGCAATTCTTGGAGGAGTTGATCAAATTCACATGCCACCAGGCAGCAAGGTTTTGTACCTAGGAGCTGCATCTGGAACGACGGTGTCACATGTGGCAGATGTCGTTGGACCg GAAGGACTCGTGTATGCTGTAGAATTCTCGCACAGATCCGGTAGAGATCTGATAAACGTGGCAAAGAAACGGACCAACATCATTCCAATAATCGAGGATGCTCGACACCCGCACAAATACAGAATGTTAGTTGGTATGGTGGATACAATCTTCGCAGACGTTGCACAACCTGATCAGGCGCGAATTGTTGCTCTCAACGCGCAATATTTCCTCAAAAATGGTGGCCACTTTGTTATCTCCATCAAg GCAAGCTGCATCGATTCCACAGCGCAACCAGAGGCAGTATTCGCAGCGGAAGTGAAGAAATTAGTTGCAGACAAACTAAAACCCCAAGAACAAATCACACTAGAACCCTACGAAAGAGATCACGCTGTAGTAGTCGGAGTGTTTAGACCACCGGCCAAGAAGGCTGCGTAA
- the LOC124186077 gene encoding rRNA 2'-O-methyltransferase fibrillarin isoform X2 codes for MGFSPGGGGGGGGGFRGGRGGGGFRGGRGGGGGRGGFGDRGGGRGRGGGGFGGRGGGGTPRGRGGGRGGGRGRGGGGFKGGKTVVIEPHRHEGVFIARGKEDALVTLNLVPGSEVYGEKRISVEADNSEKVEYRVWNPFRSKLAAAILGGVDQIHMPPGSKVLYLGAASGTTVSHVADVVGPEGLVYAVEFSHRSGRDLINVAKKRTNIIPIIEDARHPHKYRMLVGMVDTIFADVAQPDQARIVALNAQYFLKNGGHFVISIKASCIDSTAQPEAVFAAEVKKLVADKLKPQEQITLEPYERDHAVVVGVFRPPAKKAA; via the exons GATTTTCTCCAGGCGGTGGAGGCGGTGGAGGTGGCGGATTCCGGGGTGGCCGAGGAGGCGGTGGTTTTCGAGGGGGACGAGGAGGTGGCGGAGGACGAGGAGGCTTCGGTGATCGAGGAGGTGGTCGAGGCAGAGGTGGCGGAGGTTTTGGTGGTCGAGGAGGTGGCGGAACCCCGAGAGGACGAGGGGGTGGTCGAGGAGGTGGCCGAGGCCGCGGGGGTGGTGGCTTCAAGGGCGGGAAGACCGTGGTGATTGAGCCACATCGTCACGAAGGAGTCTTCATAGCCAGAGGAAAAGAAGACGCATTAGTCACATTGAACCTTGTTCCAGGTTCGGAGGTTtacggtgaaaaaagaattagtgTTGAG GCTGACAATTCAGAAAAAGTTGAATATAGAGTGTGGAATCCGTTCAGATCCAAATTAGCTGCTGCAATTCTTGGAGGAGTTGATCAAATTCACATGCCACCAGGCAGCAAGGTTTTGTACCTAGGAGCTGCATCTGGAACGACGGTGTCACATGTGGCAGATGTCGTTGGACCg GAAGGACTCGTGTATGCTGTAGAATTCTCGCACAGATCCGGTAGAGATCTGATAAACGTGGCAAAGAAACGGACCAACATCATTCCAATAATCGAGGATGCTCGACACCCGCACAAATACAGAATGTTAGTTGGTATGGTGGATACAATCTTCGCAGACGTTGCACAACCTGATCAGGCGCGAATTGTTGCTCTCAACGCGCAATATTTCCTCAAAAATGGTGGCCACTTTGTTATCTCCATCAAg GCAAGCTGCATCGATTCCACAGCGCAACCAGAGGCAGTATTCGCAGCGGAAGTGAAGAAATTAGTTGCAGACAAACTAAAACCCCAAGAACAAATCACACTAGAACCCTACGAAAGAGATCACGCTGTAGTAGTCGGAGTGTTTAGACCACCGGCCAAGAAGGCTGCGTAA